A region of Vitis riparia cultivar Riparia Gloire de Montpellier isolate 1030 chromosome 12, EGFV_Vit.rip_1.0, whole genome shotgun sequence DNA encodes the following proteins:
- the LOC117926939 gene encoding ATP-dependent zinc metalloprotease FTSH 2, chloroplastic, with protein MAASSACLVGNGLSTCITKPGLSKEFHGRHLLPSSSFPSLGKVSKAVFVKASLDQRQHEGRRGFLKFLLGNAGLGVPALLGNGKANAEEQGVSSSRMSYSRFLEYLDKDRVKKVDLFENGTIAIVEAVSPELGNRVQRVRVQLPGLNQELLQKFREKNIDFAAHNAQEDSGSLLFNLIGNLAFPLILIGGLFLLSRRSSGGMGGPGGPGFPLAFGQSKAKFQMEPNTGVTFDDVAGVDEAKQDFMEVVEFLKKPERFTAVGARIPKGVLLVGPPGTGKTLLAKAIAGEAGVPFFSISGSEFVEMFVGVGASRVRDLFKKAKENAPCIVFVDEIDAVGRQRGTGIGGGNDEREQTLNQLLTEMDGFEGNTGIIVIAATNRADILDSALLRPGRFDRQVTVDVPDIRGRTEILKVHAGNKKFDGDVSLDVIAMRTPGFSGADLANLLNEAAILAGRRGKTAITSKEIDDSIDRIVAGMEGTVMTDGKSKSLVAYHEVGHAICGTLTPGHDAVQKVTLIPRGQARGLTWFIPSDDPTLISKQQLFARIVGGLGGRAAEEVIFGEPEVTTGAAGDLQQITGLAKQMVTTFGMSDIGPWSLMDTSAQSADVIMRMMARNSMSEKLAEDIDTAVKRISDDAYEIALTHIRNNREAIDKIVEVLLEKETMTGDEFRAILSEFVEIPAENRVPASVPSPVTV; from the exons ATGGCAGCATCATCAGCTTGCCTTGTGGGAAATGGTCTATCCACCTGCATTACTAAACCAGGTTTGAGCAAGGAATTCCATGGTAGGCATCTTTTGCCATCCTCAAGCTTTCCATCATTGGGTAAAGTGTCCAAAGCAGTTTTTGTAAAAGCATCTTTGGACCAGAGACAGCATGAGGGAAGGAGAGGCTTTCTCAAGTTTTTGCTTGGTAATGCGGGGCTTGGGGTACCTGCTTTACTTGGTAATGGAAAAGCTAATGCGGAGGAGCAAGGGGTTTCCTCATCAAGGATGTCATATTCTAGATTTTTGGAGTATCTGGACAAGGATAGGGTAAAAAAAGTAGATTTGTTTGAGAATGGAACCATAGCTATTGTTGAAGCTGTTTCTCCTGAGTTGGGTAACCGGGTGCAGCGAGTTCGTGTGCAACTCCCAGGACTCAACCAGGAGCTCCTTCAGAAATTCAGAGAAAAGAACATTGACTTTGCTGCACACAATGCTCAAGAGGACTCAGGTTCTCTGTTATTCAACTTGATTGGCAACCTTGCTTTCCCACTAATCTTAATTGGAGGCCTTTTCCTTCTCTCAAGGCGTTCATCAGGAGGAATGGGTGGCCCTGGTGGGCCTGGCTTCCCCCTTGCCTTTGGTCAATCAAAAGCCAAGTTCCAAATGGAGCCAAACACTGGTGTAACATTTGATGATGTTGCTGGGGTAGATGAAGCAAAACAAGATTTCATGGAAGTAGTGGAGTTTCTGAAAAAGCCCGAGAGATTCACTGCAGTTGGAGCTCGCATTCCTAAAGGTGTTCTTCTTGTTGGCCCTCCAGGAACTGGGAAGACTCTGCTAGCTAAGGCAATTGCTGGTGAAGCAGGTGTTCCATTTTTCTCTATCTCAGGTTCTGAGTTTGTTGAGATGTTTGTTGGTGTTGGTGCATCTAGAGTCCGTGATCTTTTCAAGAAGGCCAAGGAGAATGCTCCCTGCATTGTATTTGTTGATGAAATTGATGCTGTTGGGCGCCAAAGAGGAACTGGAATTGGAGGAGGAAATGATGAAAGGGAACAAACTCTTAACCAGCTTTTGACTGAAATGGATGGTTTTGAAGGAAACACTGGTATAATTGTTATTGCAGCCACTAACAGGGCAGACATTCTTGACTCTGCCTTATTGAGGCCTGGACGATTTGACAGACAG GTAACTGTTGATGTTCCTGATATACGGGGAAGGACAGAGATCTTAAAGGTTCATGCTGGTAATAAGAAGTTTGATGGAGATGTGTCTCTTGATGTAATAGCCATGAGAACTCCAGGTTTTAGTGGAGCAGATCTTGCAAACCTCTTAAATGAGGCAGCTATATTGGCTGGTCGTCGTGGGAAGACAGCAATCACATCTAAAGAGATTGATGATTCAATTGATAGGATTGTGGCTGGAATGGAAGGAACAGTTATGACAGATGGAAAGAGCAAGAGTCTGGTGGCTTACCATGAAGTTGGTCATGCCATATGTGG AACTTTGACCCCAGGACACGATGCTGTTCAGAAAGTCACCCTGATCCCTCGTGGTCAAGCACGCGGTCTTACATGGTTCATTCCTTCTGATGACCCTACCCTGATCTCAAAGCAGCAACTCTTTGCAAGAATTGTTGGCGGACTTGGTGGCAGAGCTGCTGAAGAAGTGATCTTTGGTGAGCCTGAGGTGACAACAGGTGCTGCTGGTGATTTGCAGCAGATCACTGGTTTGGCCAAACAG ATGGTGACCACGTTTGGGATGTCTGACATCGGCCCATGGTCGCTTATGGACACCTCGGCTCAGAGTGCTGATGTCATCATGAGAATGATGGCAAGGAATTCAATGTCTGAAAAGCTTGCAGAAGACATTGATACTGCTGTGAAGAGGATTTCAGATGACGCATACGAGATTGCATTGACCCACATAAGAAACAACCGTGAGGCCATTGACAAGATTGTTGAAGTCCTCCTTGAGAAAGAAACAATGACTGGGGATGAGTTCCGGGCAATCCTCTCAGAGTTTGTTGAGATTCCTGCAGAAAATCGTGTCCCTGCTTCAGTACCATCTCCAGTCACTGTATAA